In Naumovozyma dairenensis CBS 421 chromosome 2, complete genome, the following are encoded in one genomic region:
- the RPI1 gene encoding Rpi1p (similar to Saccharomyces cerevisiae RPI1 (YIL119C); ancestral locus Anc_2.244), translated as MEANRNTFSLPHENEQNRIDHLTNPITTSQPNFPNSLNNDSTYSNQILKNKDGNMNTQNNINPNLTGSDLDNNGNSDSTNNENNVNSTNNANNNDNDNDNDNDNDDDEESPSYSIGTQDQPSGSNNINMSSQHVKHTRKKWREPEDISFLKVILNNAQLLTYVEYFKPMKNFWIKLSQILRQEYGYDRNSRQCHDRFKVLYLKAIKLRDLQAETIPNYNPQTNNNLKANTELEFRLLQLLNTFNYHNGTIILNSPVTLAAETDNKSQIPFVNQNSNTNPLRPNGFDHPNGSNPNALNFSNSNDQLTKLSSATPVNQFATQASRPPLIGSQRNNQFIQPTQSPDPQYRDPQIRIIEDLKEQITALRNDINVLNTRYQEQANYIQTIWSIIQPQNQHQPPQLTPAPTLSYATTTSSTQYPQYDPNTGSAQDKFPSLRGFQREH; from the coding sequence ATGGAGGCTAACAGAAACACCTTTTCGCTTCCTCATGAAAATGAACAGAATAGAATCGATCACTTAACTAATCCAATAACAACATCACAACCAAATTTCCCAAATTCTctaaataatgattcaacTTATTCAAACCAAATACTGAAGAATAAAGATGGAAATATGAACAcccaaaataatattaaccCGAATCTAACGGGATCCGACCTAGATAACAACGGGAATAGTGATAGTaccaataatgaaaataacgTGAATAGTACCAATAATGCAAACaataacgataatgataatgataatgacaACGATAACgatgatgacgaagaaTCTCCATCGTATTCTATAGGCACACAAGATCAACCATCTGGCAGTAATAACATAAATATGTCATCTCAACATGTAAAACATACTAGGAAAAAATGGAGAGAACCAGAAGATATCTCATTCTTGAAAGTTATCTTAAATAATGCTCAATTATTAACATATGTGGAATATTTTAAACCAATGAAAAACTTTTGGATAAAATTATCACAAATATTAAGACAGGAATATGGTTATGATAGAAATTCTAGACAATGTCATGATAGATTCAAAGTATTATATCTTAAAGCCATCAAACTGAGAGATCTTCAAGCTGAAACTATCCCAAATTATAATCCtcaaacaaataataatttgaaagcTAATACAGAATTAGAATTTAGATTACTTCAGTTGTTAAATACATTTAATTATCATAATGGGACtattatattgaattctCCTGTCACTTTAGCTGCAGAAACAGATAATAAGAGTCAAATTCCTTTCGTGAATCAAAACTCTAATACAAATCCTCTACGGCCAAACGGTTTTGATCATCCTAATGGTTCAAACCCTAACGctcttaatttttcaaattcaaatgatcAATTGACAAAATTGTCAAGTGCAACTCCTGTAAATCAATTTGCCACACAAGCATCGAGGCCGCCACTGATTGGATCGCAAAGAAACaatcaatttattcaaCCTACACAATCACCTGACCCACAATATCGAGATCCACAAATTAGAAtcattgaagatttaaaagaacaaattaCAGCTTTACgaaatgatattaatgTCTTAAATACAAGGTATCAAGAACAAGcaaattatattcaaacAATTTGGTCTATTATTCAACCGCAAAACCAACATCAACCACCTCAATTAACACCAGCTCCTACTTTATCATatgcaacaacaacatctTCTACTCAATATCCACAATATGACCCTAATACAGGTTCCGCTCAAGATAAATTCCCATCTTTAAGAGGATTCCAAAGGGAacattaa
- the NDAI0B03770 gene encoding MFS transporter (similar to Saccharomyces cerevisiae AQR1 (YNL065W) and QDR1 (YIL120W); ancestral locus Anc_2.242): MSEQIDKLNEQEKVDITPRSSDGYTHKVRSYHNDDDDESVINISDINPKNQLCQTKSNQNEPDIASPPYSRFGTTEKMILVIQCAFTGFFSSIAGAIYYPVLSVIENEFNITEEMVNITVVVYFIFQGIAPSIMGGLADSMGRRPVVLSSVLVYCCACIGLACSHTYAQIIVLRCLQAAGISPVIAINSGIMGDITTRAERGGYVGYVSGFQVIGSAFGALIGAGLSATWSWRSIFWFLAIGSGVCLVASIIILPETKRTVVGNGSIMPPNRISRAPSLYFPPLRRKLHLDNPDLETKEPHINVNIFASFKILTIPEVTILLFVAGLQFSTNTVHQTALSTVLSKRYGLTVAKIGLCYLPSGICTLISVVTSGRYLNWIYRRRMAAHNKWIKEQEAVLLEQNNHDIDAVREIIATDSKYTFNIFKARLEPALVTLLLSASGYVSFGWCISVKAPLAAVLVTSGFGSLFSNCILTFSSTLIVDLFPSKSSTATACLNLFRCLMSAILIACLSKMSIAMTYGGVFTFLGALAASSSLLLLFPIRHGKALALKRRKEEEALLISKNVDSIKSPV; the protein is encoded by the coding sequence ATGTCGGAacaaattgataaattaaatgaacaGGAAAAAGTTGATATAACACCAAGATCAAGTGACGGATATACACATAAAGTTAGATCATATCATAacgacgatgatgatgaaagtgTAATCAATATATCCGATATCAATCCAAAAAATCAACTATGTCAAACGAAGTCAAATCAAAATGAGCCAGATATCGCATCTCCACCTTATTCTCGATTTGGTACAACAGAGAAAATGATCTTAGTGATACAATGTGCCTTCACTGGGTTCTTCTCTTCCATTGCCGGTGCTATATATTATCCTGTCTTATCTGTAATTGAAAACGAGTTTAATATCACAGAAGAAATGGTCAACATTACAGTGGTAgtttatttcattttccaaGGTATCGCACCAAGTATTATGGGTGGTTTAGCAGATTCTATGGGAAGAAGACCAGTCGTTCTATCATCAGTCTTAGTTTATTGTTGTGCATGTATTGGTCTTGCATGTTCTCATACTTATGCACAAATTATTGTCTTAAGATGTCTTCAAGCTGCTGGGATATCACCAGTTATTGCTATCAACAGTGGTATTATGGGTGATATTACTACGAGGGCAGAAAGAGGTGGGTATGTTGGTTATGTTTCTGGTTTCCAAGTTATCGGTTCCGCCTTCGGTGCATTAATCGGTGCTGGTTTATCTGCAACATGGAGTTGGAGATCTATCTTTTGGTTCCTAGCCATTGGTTCCGGGGTATGTCTAGTTGCATCTATAATTATCTTACCTGAAACTAAGAGGACAGTTGTTGGGAACGGATCCATTATGCCTCCAAATAGAATAAGCAGAGCACCAAGTTTATATTTCCCACCTTTGAGGAGGAAACTTCATTTAGACAACCCGGATTTAGAAACCAAAGAACCACATAttaatgtaaatatttttgctTCATTCAAGATTTTAACTATTCCAGAAGTTaccatattattatttgtcGCAGGATTGCAATTTTCAACTAATACGGTACATCAAACTGCATTGTCCACTGTTTTAAGTAAAAGATATGGGTTAACAGTTGCAAAAATTGGGTTATGTTATTTACCTTCGGGTATTTGTACTCTGATCAGTGTGGTAACATCAGGTAGATACTTAAATTGGATttatagaagaagaatggCAGCACATAACAAATGGATAAAGGAACAAGAAGCCGTATTGCTCGAACAAAACAATCATGATATTGATGCGGTCAGAGAGATTATAGCAACAGACTCTAAATATACGttcaacattttcaaaGCAAGATTAGAACCGGCATTAGTAACATTATTGTTAAGTGCTTCTGGGTATGTTTCGTTTGGTTGGTGTATATCAGTGAAGGCACCATTAGCAGCAGTTCTTGTTACCAGTGGGTTTggatcattattttccaattgtaTTTTGACATTCTCATCTACATTGATTGTTGATCTTTTCCCATCTAAATCTTCCACTGCGACTGCCTGTTTAAATCTTTTCAGATGTTTAATGTCAGCTATTCTTATCGCATGTTTAAGTAAGATGTCTATTGCAATGACATATGGTGGGGTGTTTACATTTTTAGGTGCGTTAGCCGCTTCGTCATCTTTATTACTTTTATTCCCAATAAGACATGGTAAAGCTCTCGCATTGAAGAGACggaaggaagaagaagcttTGCTTATAAGTAAAAATGTTGATTCTATTAAATCACCAGTTTAA